The following are from one region of the Nicotiana tomentosiformis chromosome 7, ASM39032v3, whole genome shotgun sequence genome:
- the LOC104112309 gene encoding PRA1 family protein A1-like, whose translation MDWGTVTTEDLIEALREVDWSSPPRPLSEFFSRFTFPRSSSKWNSRLKCNLYYYRTNYFIMIVTILALGFLRRPLAIVAALLTTLSIAFLNDSFAGTFSEKVTRTVRQFSPHLAAKMRPPLTPVIRGRPSAKRAIYICGRPRWVFVLAFSLASFTLWFVSCGLLTVLWALAIGLLSTLLHASFRTPNLKARLNTFREEFRAVWRNYSEL comes from the exons ATGGATTGGGGCACGGTGACCACAGAGGATCTGATCGAGGCTCTACGGGAAGTCGACTGGTCATCTCCGCCGCGTCCCCTCTCTGAATTCTTCTCCCGATTCACTTTCCCCAGATCCTCCTCCAAATGGAATAGTCGCCTCAAGTGCAATCTTTACTA CTATCGGACAAATTACTTCATTATGATTGTGACTATTCTTG CACTGGGGTTTCTTAGGAGGCCACTTGCTATTGTTGCTGCTCTTTTGACAACTCTTAGTATTGCTTTTCTAAATGACAG TTTCGCAGGTACTTTTAGTGAAAAGGTGACAAGAACTGTCAGACAGTTTTCTCCTCATTTAGCTGCAAAAATGAGGCCTCCACTCAC GCCAGTTATTCGAGGACGTCCATCTGCTAAACGAGCAATTTACATTTGTGGAAGGCCTCGTTGGGTGTTTGTCTTGGCATTCTCTCTAG CAAGTTTCACCCTTTGGTTTGTTTCCTGTGGCCTCTTGACTGTCTTATGGGCATTGGCTATAGGACTTCTTT CCACTCTTCTTCATGCAAGCTTTAGGACACCTAATTTGAAGGCTCGCCTTAATACATTTCGTGAGGAATTTCGAGCTGTTTGGCGCAACTATAGTGAGCTGTAG
- the LOC138896171 gene encoding uncharacterized protein yields the protein MEAKRYRESGTYSGTRAAAATCHGRGYVARPVHSALLAASGAPATPRQKAPYYAPSLFSAHPAWGALSAPATTPHAQPARGRGRTGRVRPRGGGQVRHYALLAKTEAVASDSIITGIVLACHRDASVLFDPGSTYSYVSSYFALYLGVSRDFLCSPVYVSTPVGDSIIVERVYRSCFIVLSGFETRDDLLLLSMVDFDVMLGIDWLSPYHTILDYHAKTVTLAMLGLPQLEWRGTLDHVTSRVVSFLKAQWIIEKGCDTYLACVRNASAYTPTVESVLVVRDYPGLKELKEQLQDKGFIWPSVLLCGAPMFVKKKDGSIRMCIDYHQLNKVTVKNRERQYDDPHLLVLKDTI from the exons atgGAGGCCAAGAGGTATCGAGaatctggcacatatagtggtactcgtgccgcAGCTGCAActtgtcatggtaggggctatgtggctcgccccgttcattcagcacttTTAGCCGCTAGCGGtgctccggccactcctaggcagaaggctccttattatgcaccgtcaTTGTTTAGTGCACatcctgcatggggtgctttaAGCG caccagctactaccccacatgcacagccagctagaggtagaggtcggacaggtagagttcgccctagaggtggaggccaggtcAGACATTATGCCCTTCTTGCTaagacggaggcagttgcatccgattctatcatcacaggtattgttctagcttgtcatagagatgcatcagtcttatttgatccaggctccacttattcctatgtgtcatcttattttgctctatatttgggtgtatctcgtGATTTTCTgtgttctcctgtctatgtgtctacacccgtagGTGATTCCATTATTGTTGAACGTGTGTATAGGTCGTGTTttattgttcttagtggttttgagaccagagatgatttattattgctcagtatggtggatttcgatgttatgtTGGGTatagactggttgtcgccctatcacactatccttgattatcacgctaagacggtgacgttggctatgttaGGTCTACCGcaactagagtggagaggtaccttagatcatgttactagtagggttgtctcatttctaaaggctcagtggataattgagaaggggtgtgatacgtatCTGGCATGTGTGAGGAATGCTAGTGCttatactcctaccgtcgagtcagttctggtagtgagggattatccaggc ttgaaagaattaaaggaacagttgcaagataaaggcttcatttggcctagtgtgttGCTTTGTGGTGCTCCtatgtttgtaaagaagaaggatggttctatacgaatgtgtattgattatcaccagttgaacaaggttacagtgaagaacag agagcgtcagtatgatgaccctcatcttcttgtccttaaggacactatTTAG